In Leopardus geoffroyi isolate Oge1 chromosome D1, O.geoffroyi_Oge1_pat1.0, whole genome shotgun sequence, a single window of DNA contains:
- the LOC123602421 gene encoding olfactory receptor 52M1 — MLTFQNSCSVPSSFQLAGIPGLESLHLWLSIPFGSMYLVAVVGNITILAVVKVENSLHQPMYFFLCMLAVVDLVLSTSTMPKLLGILWFGAGDIGLDACLAQMFLIHCFATVESGIFLAMALDRYVAICNPLHHTTVLTHATVGRLGLAALFRGVLYIGPLPLMIRLRLPLYKARVISHSYCEHMAVVTLACGDSRVNNVYGLSIGFLVLILDSMAIAVSYVMIFRAVMGLATPEAQLKTLGTCGSHICAILIFYVPIVVSSLIHRFGHQVPPPIHTLLANFYLLIPPILNPIVYAVRTKQIRERLLQMLKTETKFK, encoded by the coding sequence ATGCTCACTTTTCAAAATTCCTGCTCAGTACCCAGCTCCTTCCAGCTTGCTGGCATCCCAGGGCTGGAGTCCCTGCATCTCTGGCTTTCCATCCCCTTTGGCTCCATGTACCTGGTTGCCGTGGTGGGGAACATCACCATTCTGGCTGTGGTAAAGGTGGAGAATAGCCTGCACCagcccatgtacttcttcctgtgTATGTTGGCGGTTGTTGACCTGGTTCTATCCACCTCTACTATGCCCAAACTGCTGGGAATCCTCTGGTTTGGTGCTGGTGATATTGGCCTGGATGCCTGCTTGGCCCAAATGTTCCTCATCCACTGCTTTGCCACAGTTGAGTCAGGCATCTTCCTTGCCATGGCTTTGGACCGCTACGTAGCCATTTGCAACCCGCTACATCATACCACAGTGCTCACTCATGCTACGGTGGGACGGTTGGGGCTGGCTGCCCTCTTTCGGGGGGTACTCTACATCGGACCTCTGCCTTTGATGATCCGCCTACGGCTGCCCCTTTACAAGGCTCGTGTCATCTCACACTCTTACTGTGAGCACATGGCTGTGGTCACCTTGGCATGTGGTGACAGCAGGGTCAACAATGTCTATGGGCTAAGCATTGGTTTTTTGGTCCTAATCTTGGATTCCATGGCTATTGCTGTCTCTTACGTGATGATTTTCCGGGCCGTGATGGGGCTAGCCACACCTGAAGCCCAACTTAAAACCCTGGGGACATGTGGTTCTCACATCTGTGCCATTCTGATCTTTTATGTTCCTATTGTGGTTTCTTCTCTCATTCACCGATTTGGTCACCAGGTACCTCCTCCAATCCACACTTTACTGGCTAACTTCTACCTCCTCATTCCTCCAATCCTTAATCCCATTGTTTATGCTGTCCGCACCAAGCAGATCCGGGAGCGGCTTCTCCAAATGCTGAAGACAGAAACTAAGTTCAAGTGA